A single Callithrix jacchus isolate 240 chromosome 4, calJac240_pri, whole genome shotgun sequence DNA region contains:
- the LOC144582057 gene encoding uncharacterized protein LOC144582057, with protein sequence MLQGGGAAGRAGREEARGKERLSAGSVNKSAAETGPGRSRDPVWKAGLSVRRLGTSRREQGKGTGVCAGKWSRLAGPRPRAHRAGPAFLLCPPVRTLGLVVRFPAAAPHSAPADPGSYCRAGEVLGSGFPAASPGAQSACAAQPPRRDTRGRGGGAWRTRRRCPDLPAAVCPSRL encoded by the coding sequence ATGCTACAGGGAGGAGGAGCGGCGGGGCGGGCGGGGAGGGAGGAGGCGCGCGGGAAGGAGCGACTGAGTGCTGGCAGTGTCAACAAGTCAGCGGCAGAGACCGGCCCGGGGCGCTCCAGGGACCCGGTGTGGAAGGCAGGGCTTTCAGTGCGTCGGCTCGGAACTTCCCGGCGGGAGCAGGGCAAGGGCACCGGAGTCTGTGCCGGGAAATGGTCCCGCCTGGCCGGTCCCCGCCCCCGTGCGCACCGGGCAGGCCCAGCGTTCCTCCTCTGTCCGCCTGTCCGCACCCTGGGACTTGTAGTCAGGTTCCCGGCGGCCGCGCCCCACTCCGCCCCCGCGGACCCCGGTTCCTACTGCCGGGCTGGTGAGGTGCTCGGCTCCGGCTTCCCGGCGGCCAGCCCTGGAGCACAGAGCGCATGCGCTGCCCAACCGCCCCGCCGGGACACCCGGGGCCGGGGGGGCGGGGCCTGGCGGACGCGCAGGCGCTGCCCTGACCTGCCGGCTGCGGTGTGTCCGAGCCGGCTCTAA